The DNA segment CCACGGCCCGCTCGGTCCTCGGTGCCGACCTCCCCCTGGTCGACGACCGGGTGACCGTCGAGCAGCTGCTCGCCCACCGCTCCGGGATCGGCGACTACGTCGACGAGGAGACCATCGACTCGGCGACCGCCTACCTGCTGCCCGTTCCCGTGCACCGGCTGGCGGCGACCGAGGACTACCTCGCCGTCCTGGACGGGCACCCGCAGGCGTTCCCGCCGGGTGAGCGCTTCGCGTACAACAACAGCGGGTTCGTCGTCCTCGCGCTGATCGCCGAGCGGGTGGGCGGTGCGCCGTTCGCCGAGCTGGTGCGGTCACGGGTCTGCGAACCCGCCGGCATGGGCGACACCGAGTTCCTGCGCTCCGACGAGCCGGCGGCACGCACCGCGCTGGGCTACCTCGACGCCGAGGGGCTGCGGACCAACGTCCTGCACCTGCCGGTCCGCGGCAGCGGGGACGGCGGGGTCTACACGACGGCGGCCGACGTCCACGCGCTGTGGTCGGCCCTGGACGCGGGGCGGATCGTGCCGGCGGAGCGGGTGGCGGACATGCTCCGGCCGCGCAGCGACGTCCCCGCCGAGTCGTTGCGGTACGGGCTGGGCTTCTGGCTGCACCCGACGAGCGACGCCGTCGTCCTGATCGGAGCCGACGCCGGGGTGTCGTTCCGGACCGTCCACGACCGGGCCGCGGGCGTGACCCACACCGTGCTGGCCAACACCACGGACGGCGCCTGGCCGGTGGCCCGCCTGCTGCAGGAGCTGCTCACCCCCTGAGGGTGGAGGTGCTGCCCAGCCGGCCGGGCAGCGGGCAGACTGCCGACGTGATCGACACGGTCGTCGTGGGCGGTCCCCGGAGATCGGAGCGGCATGGCCAGCAGCAAGGACGCCGTCGTCCTGGACGTCGCCGGGCACGAGGTGCGGGTCAGCAGCCCGGAGAAGCCGTACTTCGGTGACAAGGGCATCCGGAAGATCGACGTCGTCAACTACTTCGTCTCGGTCGGCGAGGGCATCCTGTTCGCGCTGCGCGACCGGCCGACGACGCTGGAGCGCTGGCCCGGGGGCGTGTTCGAGGGCGCGCGGCTCTCCACCCGGATGGACAACACCGGCGACGCGTTCTACCAGAAGCGGGTGCCCAAGAACGCGCCCGAGTGGGTGCCGACCGCGCACATCACCTTCCCCAGCGGGCGGACCGCCGACGAGATCGCGCCGGACTCGGTCGCCGTCGTCGCCTGGTGCGCCAACCTGGGCACGCTGACCTTCCACCCGTGGCCGGTGTCGAAGACCGACGTGGAGTCCCCCGACCAGATCCGCATCGACCTCGACCCGCAGCCGGGCACCGACTTCTCCGACGCCGTGTGGGTGGCCCCGCACGTGCGCGAGCTGCTGCACGAGTTCGGCATGGAGGGCTGGCCGAAGACCTCCGGCGGCCGCGGGGTGCACGTGTACGTGCCGATCCAGCCGCGGTGGACCTTCCCCGAGGTGCGCCGGGCGGTGATCGCCTTCGGCCGCGAGCTGGAGCGGCGCATCCCCGACCGCGTGACGATGAACTGGTGGAAGGAGGAGCGCGGCGAGAAGATCTTCATCGACTACAACCAGATGGCCAGAGACCGGACGATCGCGTCGGCCTACTCGATCCGGGCGAAGTCGCACGCGCCGGTGAGCGCCCCGCTGGACTGGGACGAGCTGGGTGACGTCTCGCCGTTCGACTTCGACGTCCTCACCATGCCGGCCCGGTTCGCCGCCGTCGGTGACAAGCACGCCGGGCTGGCCGACCACGCGTTCGGCA comes from the Modestobacter italicus genome and includes:
- a CDS encoding serine hydrolase domain-containing protein; its protein translation is MADLEDSLDRLAAATGFSGVVRVDRGGRVELARSYGLAHRGLELPNTVDTRFAVASGTKGLTALTVASLLEEGRLDLATTARSVLGADLPLVDDRVTVEQLLAHRSGIGDYVDEETIDSATAYLLPVPVHRLAATEDYLAVLDGHPQAFPPGERFAYNNSGFVVLALIAERVGGAPFAELVRSRVCEPAGMGDTEFLRSDEPAARTALGYLDAEGLRTNVLHLPVRGSGDGGVYTTAADVHALWSALDAGRIVPAERVADMLRPRSDVPAESLRYGLGFWLHPTSDAVVLIGADAGVSFRTVHDRAAGVTHTVLANTTDGAWPVARLLQELLTP
- a CDS encoding DNA polymerase domain-containing protein, with translation MASSKDAVVLDVAGHEVRVSSPEKPYFGDKGIRKIDVVNYFVSVGEGILFALRDRPTTLERWPGGVFEGARLSTRMDNTGDAFYQKRVPKNAPEWVPTAHITFPSGRTADEIAPDSVAVVAWCANLGTLTFHPWPVSKTDVESPDQIRIDLDPQPGTDFSDAVWVAPHVRELLHEFGMEGWPKTSGGRGVHVYVPIQPRWTFPEVRRAVIAFGRELERRIPDRVTMNWWKEERGEKIFIDYNQMARDRTIASAYSIRAKSHAPVSAPLDWDELGDVSPFDFDVLTMPARFAAVGDKHAGLADHAFGIEPLIELADKQERDLGLGEMPYPPDYPKMPGEPMRVQPSRAKRPTSTDD